In one window of Desulfurobacterium indicum DNA:
- the rplL gene encoding 50S ribosomal protein L7/L12 yields MAEITKEQIVEAIENMTVLELVELINLIKEKFGVSDMPVVAAGPVAAGGAGEAAAAEKTEFDVILKNAGAKKIQVIKVVREITGLGLKEAKALVDGAPSPVKEGVSKEEAEEIAKKLEEAGAEVEIK; encoded by the coding sequence ATGGCTGAAATCACAAAAGAGCAAATAGTAGAAGCAATTGAAAACATGACAGTACTTGAGCTTGTAGAGCTCATCAACCTCATCAAGGAAAAGTTTGGTGTATCTGATATGCCTGTTGTTGCTGCTGGTCCTGTTGCTGCAGGTGGTGCAGGTGAAGCTGCTGCAGCTGAGAAGACAGAATTTGACGTTATTCTCAAGAATGCTGGCGCTAAAAAGATTCAGGTTATCAAGGTTGTTAGGGAAATTACAGGTCTTGGACTTAAAGAAGCAAAAGCTCTCGTTGACGGTGCCCCAAGCCCAGTGAAAGAAGGTGTATCCAAAGAAGAAGCTGAAGAAATTGCCAAAAAGCTTGAAGAAGCTGGAGCAGAGGTAGAAATTAAGTAA
- the rplJ gene encoding 50S ribosomal protein L10, which translates to MKTRKDKAVIIEELKEKFEKAPLVVLTDFQGMTVAESNALRRVLREAGAEYRVVKNTLMRKAYPGTPVEQIADKFVGPTGIAFAFGDIVAAAKALKKFIEEDEKLKFKAAVIEGKVADYEQLKALASVPSREELLGQLAFALKYPVNAIAWSLENLFQKLVFVLENVKSEKETA; encoded by the coding sequence TTGAAAACGAGAAAAGATAAAGCAGTTATCATTGAAGAATTGAAGGAAAAGTTTGAAAAAGCACCTCTTGTCGTTCTTACAGACTTTCAAGGCATGACAGTGGCAGAAAGTAATGCCCTTAGAAGAGTTCTTAGAGAAGCTGGTGCTGAGTACAGGGTGGTTAAGAACACTCTTATGAGAAAAGCTTATCCTGGAACACCAGTTGAGCAGATTGCAGACAAGTTTGTCGGTCCCACTGGTATTGCTTTTGCCTTTGGTGATATTGTAGCAGCTGCAAAAGCACTTAAAAAATTTATTGAAGAAGATGAGAAGCTTAAGTTTAAAGCGGCTGTTATCGAGGGTAAGGTTGCTGATTATGAACAACTTAAGGCTCTTGCTTCTGTCCCTTCAAGGGAAGAGCTTCTTGGTCAGCTTGCTTTTGCATTGAAGTATCCGGTAAATGCAATAGCATGGTCTCTGGAAAATCTCTTCCAGAAACTTGTCTTTGTGCTTGAAAATGTAAAAAGCGAGAAAGAAACAGCTTAA
- a CDS encoding YqhA family protein — protein MRNKSATVIERIFEKGLWYSRFLVILAVIPSIFASFSLFIVGTDKIMKVFIKTMSSLVAYDKNFYKYAIENIITAVDIYLIATVMIIFSLGLYELYVSKIDSAINSDNVKLLNIESLDDLKEKLAKVVLMVLIVTFFKYALHIVYKTPLELLVLAVSIFAISGALYLSHKH, from the coding sequence ATGCGTAATAAAAGTGCAACCGTTATTGAAAGAATATTTGAAAAAGGGTTGTGGTATAGTAGATTTCTGGTCATTCTGGCAGTTATTCCGTCGATATTTGCTTCATTTTCTCTTTTTATAGTGGGTACTGATAAGATAATGAAAGTTTTTATCAAAACTATGTCTTCCCTTGTAGCTTACGATAAGAATTTTTACAAGTATGCGATAGAAAACATTATCACAGCAGTTGATATTTATCTTATAGCTACGGTGATGATAATTTTTTCTCTCGGTCTTTATGAACTATATGTTAGTAAAATTGATTCTGCCATTAATTCAGATAATGTAAAGCTCCTTAATATAGAATCACTTGACGATTTAAAAGAAAAACTTGCGAAAGTAGTTTTGATGGTGCTTATTGTTACATTTTTTAAATATGCTCTGCATATTGTTTATAAAACGCCCCTTGAGCTTTTGGTGCTTGCCGTCTCGATATTTGCCATTTCTGGAGCTCTATATTTGAGTCATAAACATTGA
- a CDS encoding phosphoadenylyl-sulfate reductase has translation MKDYESYSPQRLLEKFILPASRPIITSSFSINSVVILSMALKIKPDIEVVLIDTGLLFKETYEFAEYLKGKWNINLIFVKPALSLEEQDKKYGKELWNRDPDLCCSLRKVAPLDKFLEDGVDLWITGMRRDQSPTRKNLRKVEIHRLPSGKRITKLAPLADWDRKKVWNYVFKNKLPYNPLYDKGYTSFGCVPCTSLPISDDERSGRWTGKKKLECGIHTFTEKEEI, from the coding sequence GTGAAAGATTATGAATCTTATTCTCCCCAGAGGTTGCTTGAAAAATTTATTCTTCCGGCTTCTCGTCCTATAATTACTTCTTCGTTCAGTATTAATAGTGTGGTTATTCTTAGCATGGCTTTAAAAATTAAACCTGATATAGAAGTAGTCCTTATTGATACAGGTCTTCTATTTAAAGAGACTTACGAGTTTGCAGAATATTTAAAAGGCAAATGGAACATTAATCTTATTTTTGTTAAGCCTGCACTTTCTCTTGAAGAACAGGATAAGAAGTATGGAAAAGAGCTCTGGAATCGTGATCCTGATCTTTGCTGTAGCTTAAGGAAAGTTGCTCCACTTGATAAATTCCTTGAAGATGGAGTTGATCTCTGGATTACAGGAATGCGAAGAGATCAATCACCTACCAGGAAGAATCTGAGAAAAGTGGAAATACACAGACTTCCCTCTGGAAAGCGAATAACGAAATTGGCACCTCTTGCCGATTGGGATAGAAAAAAAGTTTGGAATTATGTTTTTAAGAATAAACTTCCGTATAATCCATTATATGACAAAGGTTATACATCTTTTGGATGTGTTCCTTGCACCTCTCTTCCGATTTCCGACGACGAACGTTCTGGTAGATGGACAGGTAAGAAAAAGCTGGAATGTGGAATTCACACATTTACCGAGAAAGAAGAAATATAG
- a CDS encoding THUMP domain-containing class I SAM-dependent RNA methyltransferase: MESRTVFKLFAVSQPGIEEITLSELEDLGIEGKVVPGGVEFKGGLRELYLSNLWLRTANRILVRVASFKVTTFSELVKKVSRYPWDIYFPFPQKVKVRVTCKKSKLYHSKAVAERILKGIHHRLKHQLEEAKFEDEGTSIIVRIENDFCTISVNSSGASLHKRGYRVVETEAPLRETLASAMILASGWDRKTPLIDPFCGSGTIPIEAALISANIPPGLNREFAFMKWKNFDGSLWNQILENARESIKDFPEVYGFDISEHAIKAAVNNAEAAGVEIFLKVASLPKGKIMPLVYVITNPPYGKRIKVNAEKIYKEFGDWLKKSFLGYKVGFLAPSNRLVSATGIKCKKILSFSNGGIRVNLYCNR, encoded by the coding sequence ATGGAAAGTAGAACAGTTTTTAAACTTTTTGCCGTTTCTCAGCCGGGAATAGAAGAGATTACACTTTCAGAGCTTGAAGATTTAGGCATAGAAGGAAAAGTTGTTCCCGGAGGCGTTGAATTTAAAGGTGGTTTAAGAGAACTTTATCTTTCTAACCTCTGGTTGAGAACAGCTAACAGGATTCTTGTCAGGGTTGCTTCATTTAAGGTTACAACTTTTTCAGAACTTGTTAAAAAGGTTTCAAGGTATCCATGGGATATCTATTTTCCTTTTCCTCAGAAAGTCAAAGTCAGGGTAACGTGCAAAAAGTCAAAGCTTTACCATTCTAAGGCAGTTGCTGAGAGAATCTTAAAAGGTATCCATCATAGGTTAAAACATCAGCTTGAAGAGGCAAAGTTTGAGGATGAAGGGACATCTATTATTGTAAGAATTGAGAACGATTTTTGCACGATAAGTGTTAACAGTTCTGGTGCATCTTTACATAAAAGAGGATACAGGGTTGTTGAAACGGAAGCACCGCTTAGAGAAACGCTTGCTTCTGCTATGATTCTTGCTTCAGGCTGGGATAGAAAAACACCTTTAATAGATCCTTTTTGCGGTTCAGGAACAATTCCGATAGAAGCTGCTTTGATAAGTGCAAATATACCGCCGGGACTTAACAGAGAATTTGCATTTATGAAATGGAAAAATTTTGATGGATCACTATGGAATCAAATTCTGGAAAATGCAAGAGAAAGTATAAAGGATTTTCCGGAAGTTTATGGTTTTGATATATCAGAGCACGCAATAAAAGCTGCAGTAAATAACGCTGAAGCGGCAGGGGTAGAGATTTTTTTAAAAGTGGCTTCTTTACCTAAGGGTAAAATCATGCCCCTTGTTTATGTTATTACTAATCCACCTTACGGTAAAAGAATAAAAGTGAATGCTGAAAAGATTTATAAAGAATTCGGGGATTGGCTAAAGAAATCTTTTTTGGGCTATAAAGTCGGTTTTCTTGCTCCTTCTAACAGGCTTGTTTCAGCTACTGGAATAAAGTGTAAAAAAATTCTTAGCTTTTCTAACGGCGGGATAAGGGTTAATTTATACTGTAACCGATAA
- a CDS encoding nicotinamide mononucleotide transporter: MERTKGQKILEIVASVFGVSGLFITALGYPNIGFMVALCASTLYAIYAYKTKQYGILTSSLIYAIVEVIGIVHWTLNNGK; encoded by the coding sequence ATGGAAAGGACGAAGGGACAGAAAATTCTTGAGATAGTTGCATCCGTGTTCGGTGTTTCGGGACTTTTTATTACAGCTCTTGGTTATCCTAACATAGGCTTTATGGTTGCACTTTGTGCGTCAACGCTTTACGCAATTTATGCCTATAAAACGAAACAGTATGGAATATTAACAAGTTCACTTATTTATGCGATTGTTGAAGTGATAGGAATTGTTCACTGGACGCTTAACAATGGAAAGTAG
- a CDS encoding WYL domain-containing protein encodes MAAEEHHRVEFLLEILKILLQSRNFIKTRDIHEQLFARGILSDTNPAGKDRRKLNRALQFLENIGYAESKYPEIKGRKSQEWRANQRAFPVLTSITEEELTSLLTFSSFIPENYKNLEIFKPFVNLIKRLRKEFNREKLERIEFSFVYEPQFLEKFVDINQKELNMIYHAIIEGKSLIVSYKGSDFFKIQPLKVFVYNGIMYLCALIENKTFRTFHISGLKIIDEHPEKPDKFLSRKFRKTTFLFEEEKPFLFGAKVAFKESLSFFKNPLLFPTQFYLKKEEDKHFEVFLVGFTGYRFASRFLVEEIIEIIPPDKRIIKEAKEKKLVKCHPELSHSLKENRKRFQSFLKTFDTLIKQRQKLISSIDCL; translated from the coding sequence ATGGCTGCTGAAGAACATCACAGAGTGGAGTTTTTGTTAGAGATATTGAAAATTTTGCTTCAGAGCAGAAATTTCATCAAAACAAGAGACATTCATGAACAACTGTTTGCCAGAGGTATCCTATCCGACACAAACCCTGCAGGAAAAGATAGAAGAAAATTAAACAGAGCCCTTCAATTTCTCGAAAACATAGGATACGCCGAATCAAAATATCCGGAAATAAAAGGAAGAAAGTCCCAGGAATGGCGGGCAAATCAGCGGGCATTTCCAGTTTTAACATCCATAACGGAAGAAGAACTGACATCGCTGCTTACCTTCAGCAGCTTTATCCCGGAAAATTACAAAAACCTTGAAATATTCAAACCGTTTGTTAACTTGATAAAACGCCTCCGAAAGGAATTTAACAGAGAAAAGCTGGAACGTATAGAATTTTCTTTTGTTTACGAACCTCAATTTCTTGAAAAATTTGTAGATATTAATCAAAAAGAGTTAAATATGATATATCATGCAATAATAGAAGGAAAATCGCTCATCGTAAGCTACAAAGGCTCCGATTTTTTTAAAATTCAACCGTTAAAAGTATTTGTCTATAACGGCATAATGTACCTATGTGCACTCATCGAAAACAAAACCTTCAGAACGTTTCACATTTCAGGGTTAAAAATCATAGACGAACATCCAGAAAAACCGGATAAATTCTTATCCCGCAAATTCCGAAAAACAACATTTCTGTTTGAAGAGGAAAAACCTTTCCTTTTCGGTGCAAAAGTTGCATTTAAAGAATCACTGAGCTTTTTCAAAAATCCCCTCCTATTTCCAACCCAATTCTATTTAAAAAAGGAGGAAGACAAACATTTTGAAGTATTCTTAGTAGGATTCACAGGATACCGATTTGCAAGCAGATTTTTAGTTGAGGAGATAATAGAAATAATCCCGCCTGATAAAAGAATAATTAAAGAAGCGAAAGAAAAAAAACTCGTCAAATGCCATCCTGAACTCAGTCACTCGTTAAAAGAAAACAGAAAACGATTTCAATCATTCTTGAAAACATTTGATACGCTCATAAAACAGAGGCAAAAGCTCATCAGCAGTATTGACTGTTTGTAA
- a CDS encoding AAA family ATPase, with the protein MGEKNVKSEIYLKETFPRKLFLIRENASKVLKNLVFLIEQEHPEYEIYTGGVIYRNDSTINNIFIFKNDEVVGNIRIAWDSSLFNEKFIKVYFFYAPTEENKLLITKVCEILRTESLDKTHIHLQIDASWRRTLEYFLEAEEFLNPLIRELFYGIDAEQLAESFLKAPQGILILFGEPGTGKSKLIQYIIGRSQHILNKKVKILMLKGKNAFKSNADEIDTYINNDLVILDDFDFVSLTRNNEAVSDIVSTILSVTDGGSVRYFV; encoded by the coding sequence ATGGGAGAAAAAAACGTAAAATCAGAGATCTACCTAAAAGAAACATTCCCCAGAAAACTATTTCTAATAAGAGAAAATGCCTCTAAAGTGCTTAAAAACCTTGTATTCTTAATAGAGCAGGAACATCCGGAATATGAAATCTACACGGGAGGGGTTATCTACAGAAACGATTCTACCATTAACAATATCTTTATCTTTAAAAATGATGAAGTTGTTGGAAACATAAGGATAGCATGGGATTCTTCTCTTTTTAACGAAAAATTTATTAAAGTCTATTTCTTCTACGCACCGACCGAAGAAAACAAACTCCTTATTACAAAAGTATGTGAAATATTAAGAACAGAAAGTTTAGATAAAACCCACATACACCTTCAAATCGACGCCAGCTGGCGTAGAACATTGGAATATTTTCTGGAAGCAGAAGAATTTTTAAATCCTCTAATAAGAGAGCTATTTTACGGTATCGACGCCGAACAACTGGCCGAATCTTTTCTCAAAGCTCCTCAGGGAATTTTAATACTCTTTGGAGAGCCGGGAACGGGAAAAAGCAAGCTAATCCAATATATCATCGGAAGAAGCCAACACATTTTGAATAAGAAAGTGAAAATCTTAATGCTAAAAGGAAAAAATGCTTTCAAATCCAACGCCGATGAAATAGATACCTACATCAATAACGACCTTGTAATACTTGACGATTTTGACTTTGTGTCTCTGACAAGAAACAATGAAGCCGTTTCCGACATAGTTTCAACAATACTTTCAGTAACAGACGGAGGTAGTGTACGATATTTTGTGTAA